The DNA segment GGCTGTTGCGCCTGTTCGGCCGCGCCGGACTGGGCTCCACCGTGCGTGGCGGGCTGTTCGCCTTGCCGGGCATGATGTGCAGTTGCTGCGCCGCGCCGGTGGCCGCCGGCATGCGTCGTCAACAAGTGTCGGTGGGTGCTGCATTGGCGTTCTGGATGGCCAACCCGGTACTCAACCCCGCGACCCTGGTTTTCATGGGGTTTGTGCTGGGCTGGGACTTTGCCGCCCTGCGCCTGGTGGCCGGTGTCGTGCTGGTGATCGGTGTCGCGCTGATCGCCCAACGCATCGCCCGCCCCGAGCAGGTGCCCCAGGTAGCACTGGAGGCCGTGGCCGACGTCAGCGGCACCGAGACCCAGCCGTTCCTCAGCCGCTGGCTGCGCACCCTGTGGCAGTTGTTCTGGAGCACCATCCCGATCTACATCCTGGCGGTGTTGCTACTGGGCGCGGCGCGGGTGTGGCTGTTCCCACACGTGGACGGGGCGATGGCCGATAGCCTGCTGTGGCTGGTGCCCCTGGCGATCGTCGGCACCCTGTTTGTGATCCCCACCGCCGCAGAAATCCCGATTGTGCAGACCATGATGGCCCTGGGGCTGGGCACCGGGCCCGCGGTGGCACTGCTGATGACCCTGCCGAGCGTGAGCCTGCCGTCGCTGTTGATGCTGCGCAAGGATTTCGATACGCGGGTGCTGGTGACGGTGGCCGGGCTGACCATGCTGATGGGTGTGGTGTGCGGGTTGGTGGCGGTGGTCGTCCTTTAGGAAGGGTTGACTGTCAGGGCCTCATCGCAGCATAGGTATCTACACAACTCTTTTATCTAGTGCTTGTTGGGTTTGTGTACATATCCGTTGCTGCGGTCACGGCCACTTAGGGTTCCGCCCTTACGGCGGCTCACTTTGGAAGAGCGCCAAAGTAAGCAAAGCGCTCTTGCCCCACCACTCGGTGCCTCGCCTAGGCTCGGCATGCCCGCAGTCAGGCATTGCTCCGTGGGCCCGCCGCGATCGGCCATCCATGGCCGTGTCGCGGCTACCCCGGCATCCATGCCGGGGTGCCCACTGCGCAATACCTGCCTGCGGCCATCGTGGTTTAACGGGGCGCCTAAGATCAAGATCAAAAGCCAGATCAAAAGCAGAGCAACAGCAATCCCAAAGCGCGAAACTGCATTCCCTGTGGGAGCTGGCTTGTCGGATCGCCGCATCGCTGCGATGACGCCCGAAAGAACACATCAGAGTGTCAGGTATTCATTTGTCATCGTTAACGACCATCGCGGGCAAGCCCGCTCCCACAGGGGTACCCACACGCCTCGACGATCAGGTCGGCTACCAGGCCGCCTCGCTTTGCTTTTGATCTTGATCTTGATCTGAGGCGCCCCGTTAAACCACGCTGGCCGTCATCCGATTTTGATTTGGGGGGGGTAACCCGGCAGGACGCCGGGTTAGCCGCGCTGGGCCATGGATGGCCCATCGCGGCGGCCCCCCAAATCAATGTCGGATGACGGGCACACCGAGCCTAGGCGAGGTGCCGAGTGGTGGGGCAAAAGCCCTAATGAGATGGTCAGCCCGGCACGGGCCCCCGGTAAATCTAGACTTACCGGAAGGCCCACTTTCGCTAAGGAGACCGCTCATGAACAGCTTGGCATTACTTGGTCTTGATATTGGAAAAAGCACCTTTCACCTCGTAGGGCACGACGTACGCGGCCATGAGGTGCTGCGCAAGCAGTTCAATCGAAATCGACTGCTTCAGTTCCTGGCAAAGCTTGAGCCCTGCACGATAGTAATGGAGTCCTGCGGCGGCTCACATTGGCTCGCCAGGAAGCTTATTTCCTTCGGCCACCAGGTGAAACTTATAGCTCCGCAGCATGTGAAACCGTACGTCACCGGCAATAAAAATGACTACATAGATGCCGAGGCAATTTGCGAGGCGGCGTCCCGTCCCAAGGCACGCTATGTTGCGATCAAGACGGTGGAACAGCAGGTGCTCTCGACCCAGCACCGCCTCCGAGAGGCATTGGTATGCCAAAGAACTCAAACCATCAATCGTATCCACGGATTCTTGCTGGAATTTGGAATTGCGCTACCGGCGACCAAAGCCGCCATGAACCAAATTCATCAAATACTGGATGACCCTGCCGCTGAGTTGCCTCAACAGTTGACGCAGTTTATCGAGCATCTGTTGGAAGACATCAAACGGCTTACGGTAGAGATTAAGTCCATCGACCACAGCATCAAGGAACAGGTGGCAGTTGATGACGCGGGAACACGCCTAATGAGCATCCCCGGTATCGGCCCCATCATCGCTAGCGCGCTGCTGGCCGACGTCGGGGACGCTTCCAATTTTCACTCAGCGCGAGACTTCGCTGCTTCGCTGGGGCTGGTGCCAAGGCAGTACTCAACAGGTGGCCAAACCGTCCTTTTGAACATCAGCAAACGTGGTGATAAATACCTTCGAAAGCTCTTGGTTCAAGGCTCGCGGGCAGTTTTGGTGCGCATAGATAAACGCAACGACGCCTTGGGGGCTTGGTGCCGAGACCTGCTGACGCGAAAGCACCCAAACAAGGTTGCCTGCGCCCTGGCCAATAAACTAGCAAGAATCGTATGGGCCGTTTTAGCTCGCGGAGGTAGCTACAACGCGCAGTTGATGACTTGATCGAAACACTACCGGCTTTTGCGACGACAACGATGATGACGATAAACAGCTCAAATCTCGCCTGAGAACCTGGTAAGCAAAACAGCTTTTGAAGCTGAAGCCCTTTTCAAGGACAGGCGGGAGCGACTATTCATCAAGGGCCAAGCGGTGAAACTGCCGACTATGAGCCCGGATACATTAGCGCAAGCATGCTTTACCGCTCATCGTCTGTGGTTGCAAGGGGTGGGCTGATGTACGGGACAACCACATAGGTTACAAAAAAGTGCATTCACATAGGTGACACTTTGATTGAAACATACCCGTTCTTTGCGTCTCTAGCATCGACACGGCCTAGGATCACAGGCCCGAAGATCACCTCCCAGACATCATCTCGAATTAGCTCCATTCCAATGGTCTGATGCTTGAGCAGATTGCCTATGTAGATCCTAAGACCTGCTCGATTGATGATTCCATTACTATCAGCCAGGTAACACTCCACGTGGCTCGCATACCCCATTTCAGGCAGCTTTTCCGGGTAAGCGCGGGGTGAGGGCAAATAACATGAGGCTGGTGTTTTCTGGCCAAGCGCCTCGTGCCCTCGCTCATGATTATAGTGCTGCATAAAGCGATCAAAGTGTTTCTGCTGAGCTTCCCAAGCAATCGCCGCTGGTTGGGGCAAAGTGCTTTTCAGGGTTCGGTGCATCCTTTCATGGCGCCCATTCTGATCTGGGCGGCCGGGCTCAATTCGCTCAGGGATAATCCCCAACCGCAGCCACCAGATCGACAGCTGTGATAACCCTGCACGGCCCGTGCTGGCAAACGGTATGCCGTTGTCGGTCCGAATACGTTCAGGCAAGCCATACTCGCGAAAAACACGCTCGAAGGTTTGTTGGGTTTCTTTGAAGTTGGTATTGCGCATGCCCTGGCAGGCCAGTAGAAAGCGGCTGGCATGGTCCATGATCGTCAGCGGATAACACCACACTCCGGCCCCTGTCAGAAACTGCCCCTTGTAGTCAGCGCTAAAGAGCTGATTTGGGGTTTCTACCTTGCACAGGGGCTTTGGATAGACAGCCACGCGCTGACGCACACGTCGAGGTGCAATCAGATCAGCGGCCTTGAGGATGTTGTAAATGGTGGTTTTCGAGGGTGGATCCTGCCCGGGAAAACGCTGGCGCAAGTCGTTCTGAATCTTCTTCGGCCCGGGAATAGTCTCCCCGATAGAACGAAGCTCGATAATTGCTTGCCTGATAGCAAGAGGCACAACATAGGTTTGATTGTGCCGGCACCGGCTACGTTCTTCGAGCCCTCTGGGTCCTTCAGCCTCGTACCGTTCGACCCATTTGTAGCCAGTCTTTCGACTGACCTGGTAGTCGCGGCACAGCTGGCTAAAGGTATCTCTTTCAGCCAAATAGGCGGCGATGAACATCACTTTGAGGTCCATAGGTTTCAGCTCTTCCCAGGGCATGGTCAGATCCTCACAAAATCGACCCTGCCAGTTAATAACTGTTACCTATGTGCGTGAACTGATTTGTAACCCATGTGGGTGAGTCATACCCTGACCATACATTTGCTTACTTTGGGGCTTTTCCAAAGTGAGCCGCCGTAAGGGCGGAACCCTAAGTGGCCATGACCGCAGCAACGGATATGTACACAAACCTAAGAATCACTAAAGAGACCTGTAGCTCATCGCAGGCAAGCCAGCGATGGTGCCCTGAAAACCAACCAATCACCCGCGCCGGGCAGCACGCTCGCGCAGATACTCCACCACCGCGCCCTGCTCCCCGGAAAACTCGATCCGGGCGCCCTTCTTCTCACGCTGGAACGCGTACATCGGATCGTAATATTCACGCAGCCCGACAATCCAGCCGCGATGCAAATCCACGTTCCCCGAGCGGGCCTGCTCGGCCAGGGCGTCCTGCATCAGCCCGTGCAAGCGCTGGTAGCGCTCCCCACCCAGACGCTTGTGGATATTGGCCAGGCTCTGCACCAGGCGCTCGGCGAACAGGCAGAAGCCCGCTTCACCAAACTCTGCGTTGAACTGCGCGCACAGGTCGATCACATAGTCGCGCAAGACCCGCTCGACGCGGTTTTCCAGGCTCTCTTCCAGCCACACCATCGGGTACGCCTGCATGCCCCGGTGCAGGTTCAGCGGCAAGGCGCAGCTACCGATCATGCGGCTTTCGTCCTCAAGCACAAACTGCTCGATGCCCCGCGCGCGCTTTTTCAGTACGTCCACCGCCAGGCGGTTTTCAAAGTCGATATTCGACGGCTGGCCCGTGGCCCGCTTGCCAAAGCTGGAGCCCCGGTGGTTGGCGTAGCCTTCCAGGTCCAGGCCGTTGCGCAGTTGTTGGAGCACCTCGGTCTTGCCGCTGCCGGTCAGGCCACCCAGCAGGACGAAATCGCACTGCTCCACAGCCTGGTCCACGGTCTCCAGCAAGAAGGTACGCATAGCCTTGTAGCCACCGCCGACCCGGGGATAGTCGATCCCCGCTTCGTCCTTGAGCACCTTCTGCACCAAGTGCGAGCGCAAGCCGCCACGGAAGCAATACAGGTAACCGTCAGGGTTGGTCTGGGCAAACGCGGTCCAGCGCGCCAGCCGCTCCTGCAGCGTTGCGCCGCTGACCAGTTGGTGCCCCAGCACAATCGCCGCCTGCTGCCCTTGCTGCTTATAGCAAGTGCCCACCCGCTGGCGTTCGTCATCGTTCATCAACGGCAGGTTGACCACGCCGGGGAACGCACCCTTGACGAATTCGACCGGCGCACGGGTATCCATCATCGGCCGGTCGTTAAGAAAGATATCGCGGTAATCGGTGATGTCGATGGGCATCAAGACACCTCTACCGCGTGGCTCTGTCGCTCGACCAACTGGCCAATGGGCCCAAGGTTCAGCCCCAGTTCGGCCGCTGCCGCGAGAAACTCGGCTTCGCCCTCAGGCGTGACCGCCACCAGCAACCCGCCACTGGTTTGCGGGTCGCACAGCACGCGCTTGTGCAACTCATTGATACGGCCCAGTTGGCGCGAGTAACTGTCGAAGTTGCGCAACGTACCGCCAGGCACACAACCCTGGTCAAGGTAGTACTCGACCCCTGGCAGACGTGGGACTTTTTCGTATTCGATAAGCGCGGTCAAACCGCTGCCGTCAGCCATTTCCACGAGGTGCCCGAGCAGGCCGAAACCGGTCACGTCGGTCATGGCGCTGACCCCGGCCAGCTTGCCAAAGCGGCTGCCGGGCTTGTTGAGGGTGCACATCCAGTCCCGCGCCAGGCCGATATCGGCTTCCCGCAGCTTGCCCTTCTTCTCGGCGGTAGTAAGGATGCCGATGCCCAGGGGTTTGGTCAGGTACAAGCGGCAACCGGCGGTGGCGGTGTCGTTGCGCTTCATATGACGCTTGTGCACCAGCCCGGTGACGGCCAGGCCGAAGATCGGCTCCGGGGCGTCGATGGAGTGCCCACCGGCCAGGGGAATGCCCGCCGCGTCGCACACCGCACGGCCACCGCGAATCACTTCCCGGGCGATCTCCGGGGCCAGCACATTGACCGGCCAGCCGAGAATCGCGATGGCCATCAACGGATCGCCGCCCATGGCGTAGATATCGCTGATGGCGTTGGTGGCAGCAATGCGCCCGAAATCGAAGGGATCGTCGACGATCGGCATGAAAAAGTCCGTGGTGGACACCACCCCGCGCTCGTCATCAATGGCGTACACCGCCGCGTCGTCCCGCGAGGCATTACCCACCCAGAGCTTGGGGTCGAGGTTCTGCGCACCGCTGCCGGCGAGGATCACTTCCAGCACCTGTGGCGAAATCTTGCAGCCGCAACCGGCACCGTGGCTGTACTGGGTCAGGCGAATCGGCTCGTTCATGGTGGACCTCAAACTATCAAGTGCGGGGATTCTAACAGACAGCAAAAGGCCGGCTGGGCTCTTGTGAGCGCAGCCGGCCTTTGGGGTTCAGCGGTTACTGGCGGGCAGCGAGCAAACGCTTGTGGCGATTACGCCGGGCAATGTTCAGGCACTCGATGGCAGCCGAGAAAGCCATGGCCGCGTACACGTAGCCTTTCGGCACATGGGCACCGAAGCCTTCGGCGATCAAGGTCATGCCGATCATGATCAAGAAGCCCAGGGCCAGCATGACCACGGTCGGGTTGTCGTTGATGAACTTGGCCAGGGGTTCAGCCGCCACCAGCATCACGATTACCGACGTCACCACAGCAATGATCATGATCGGCAAGTGCTCGGTCATACCGACGGCGGTGATGATGCTGTCGATAGAGAACACCAGGTCGAGCAACAGGATCTGCCCGATGGCCGCGGCAAAGCCGATAGCCACGGTGTTGCCGACGCTGGCCTTCTCTTCGGGCTCCGGGTCCATGCTGTGGTGGATCTCGGTGGTTGCCTTCCATACCAGGAACAGGCCGCCGGCGATCAGGATCATGTCCTTCCACGAAAACGCCTGGCCGAAGACTTCGAATACCGGCGAGGTCAATTGCACAATAAACGCGATGGTGCTCAACAGGCCCAGGCGCAGTATCAGCGCCATGCTGATGCCGATGCGCCGTGCCTTGGCCCGGTGCTGCTCCGGCAATTTATTGGTGAGGATCGAGATGAAGATCAGGTTGTCGATCCCCAGCACGATTTCCATGACGATCAATGTCGCCAGGGCCACCCAGGCGGTAGGGCTCGCGGCCAGTTGTACAAGATAATCCATAGGTCAGTCCTGACTCGGTATACGGGGAATTAAGCTTCTTGGGAACTTGGCTCAGGCTTGGAGTCCTGATCTTGCTCGTCGTCCTTGGGGGCGATCAAGCCCTGGGTCGCTTCGCTCAACGCCTGTTCGGCGGCTTTATGGGTGTCGTCAATGGCCTGCTTGGCCGCTTCGCTGGCTTTGCCCAGCACCTGCTGCGTGCTTTTCTCGACCTGGTCGCAACCACTGAGCACCACTAATGAAAGCGCAAGCAACGACGCCGCGCCCAGGGAATTGAGTTTCATGATGTATTCCTCGTTAGAACCGTTGGGCCCAAGCATTGGGCTCGCGATAGCGAGGCATTCTAAGGAAGCGAACACTTCAGGAAAATTCGTATTTTTTTCGCTTATACTTCGATTTATACGAAGTAACACTCTGCAACCGAGGCACCTGATGCTCAACTACCGACAACTGCATTACTTCTGGGTGGTCGCCAAGACCGGCAGCATCGTGCGTGCCTGCGAGCAACTGAACCTCACACCGCAGACCATCAGCGGGCAAATCAGCCTGCTGGAGCAGACATTTGGTATCGCACTGTTTCAACGAGTCGGCCGCCAGTTGGAACTGACCGAGGCCGGGCGCCAGGCCCTGCCCTATGCCGAGCAGATGTTCCAGACCGGCAGTGAATTGGAAGCGATGTTGCGCGCCCAGCCCAATGAACAACAGATTGTGTTTCGTGTCGGCGTGGCGGACGTGGTGCCCAAGTCCATCGTCTACCGCCTGATTGCGCCGACCATGGAGCTGAGCGAGCCGCTGCGCATCACCTGCCGCGAAGACAAACTGGAGCGGCTGTTGGCCGACCTGGCGATCCAGCGCCTGGACCTGGTGATCTCCGACAGCCCGATGCCGACCCACCTGGATATCAAGGGCTACAGCCAGAAGCTGGGGGAATGTGGCATCAGCTTCTTCGCCACCCAGGCGCTGGCGGACCTGCACGGCGGCGATTTCCCACAATGCCTGCACGGTGCGCCGCTGTTGATTCCAGGTGCAGAAACCGTGGTGCGCAGCCGTTTGCAGCGCTGGTTCGCCGAGCAGCAGATTCGTCCGAAGATTATCGG comes from the Pseudomonas shahriarae genome and includes:
- the mnmH gene encoding tRNA 2-selenouridine(34) synthase MnmH, whose amino-acid sequence is MPIDITDYRDIFLNDRPMMDTRAPVEFVKGAFPGVVNLPLMNDDERQRVGTCYKQQGQQAAIVLGHQLVSGATLQERLARWTAFAQTNPDGYLYCFRGGLRSHLVQKVLKDEAGIDYPRVGGGYKAMRTFLLETVDQAVEQCDFVLLGGLTGSGKTEVLQQLRNGLDLEGYANHRGSSFGKRATGQPSNIDFENRLAVDVLKKRARGIEQFVLEDESRMIGSCALPLNLHRGMQAYPMVWLEESLENRVERVLRDYVIDLCAQFNAEFGEAGFCLFAERLVQSLANIHKRLGGERYQRLHGLMQDALAEQARSGNVDLHRGWIVGLREYYDPMYAFQREKKGARIEFSGEQGAVVEYLRERAARRG
- a CDS encoding IS110 family transposase; the protein is MNSLALLGLDIGKSTFHLVGHDVRGHEVLRKQFNRNRLLQFLAKLEPCTIVMESCGGSHWLARKLISFGHQVKLIAPQHVKPYVTGNKNDYIDAEAICEAASRPKARYVAIKTVEQQVLSTQHRLREALVCQRTQTINRIHGFLLEFGIALPATKAAMNQIHQILDDPAAELPQQLTQFIEHLLEDIKRLTVEIKSIDHSIKEQVAVDDAGTRLMSIPGIGPIIASALLADVGDASNFHSARDFAASLGLVPRQYSTGGQTVLLNISKRGDKYLRKLLVQGSRAVLVRIDKRNDALGAWCRDLLTRKHPNKVACALANKLARIVWAVLARGGSYNAQLMT
- a CDS encoding permease — translated: MSNLTSASPARGWSFWWKPALFLLVACVGLYYVKWSPYYFKAFVAADSHSIGNSILNDQQGSPLAAALAYAQVYFLAIWKAAVLAVILGSLLQVLIPRDWLLRLFGRAGLGSTVRGGLFALPGMMCSCCAAPVAAGMRRQQVSVGAALAFWMANPVLNPATLVFMGFVLGWDFAALRLVAGVVLVIGVALIAQRIARPEQVPQVALEAVADVSGTETQPFLSRWLRTLWQLFWSTIPIYILAVLLLGAARVWLFPHVDGAMADSLLWLVPLAIVGTLFVIPTAAEIPIVQTMMALGLGTGPAVALLMTLPSVSLPSLLMLRKDFDTRVLVTVAGLTMLMGVVCGLVAVVVL
- a CDS encoding integrase core domain-containing protein, producing MPWEELKPMDLKVMFIAAYLAERDTFSQLCRDYQVSRKTGYKWVERYEAEGPRGLEERSRCRHNQTYVVPLAIRQAIIELRSIGETIPGPKKIQNDLRQRFPGQDPPSKTTIYNILKAADLIAPRRVRQRVAVYPKPLCKVETPNQLFSADYKGQFLTGAGVWCYPLTIMDHASRFLLACQGMRNTNFKETQQTFERVFREYGLPERIRTDNGIPFASTGRAGLSQLSIWWLRLGIIPERIEPGRPDQNGRHERMHRTLKSTLPQPAAIAWEAQQKHFDRFMQHYNHERGHEALGQKTPASCYLPSPRAYPEKLPEMGYASHVECYLADSNGIINRAGLRIYIGNLLKHQTIGMELIRDDVWEVIFGPVILGRVDARDAKNGYVSIKVSPM
- the nhaR gene encoding transcriptional activator NhaR, whose product is MLNYRQLHYFWVVAKTGSIVRACEQLNLTPQTISGQISLLEQTFGIALFQRVGRQLELTEAGRQALPYAEQMFQTGSELEAMLRAQPNEQQIVFRVGVADVVPKSIVYRLIAPTMELSEPLRITCREDKLERLLADLAIQRLDLVISDSPMPTHLDIKGYSQKLGECGISFFATQALADLHGGDFPQCLHGAPLLIPGAETVVRSRLQRWFAEQQIRPKIIGEFDDSALMQAFGQSGSGIFIAPSVIAEEVLRQYGVALIGQTDAVTESFYAISVERKVKHPGIVAITEGARRELFTAL
- the selD gene encoding selenide, water dikinase SelD: MNEPIRLTQYSHGAGCGCKISPQVLEVILAGSGAQNLDPKLWVGNASRDDAAVYAIDDERGVVSTTDFFMPIVDDPFDFGRIAATNAISDIYAMGGDPLMAIAILGWPVNVLAPEIAREVIRGGRAVCDAAGIPLAGGHSIDAPEPIFGLAVTGLVHKRHMKRNDTATAGCRLYLTKPLGIGILTTAEKKGKLREADIGLARDWMCTLNKPGSRFGKLAGVSAMTDVTGFGLLGHLVEMADGSGLTALIEYEKVPRLPGVEYYLDQGCVPGGTLRNFDSYSRQLGRINELHKRVLCDPQTSGGLLVAVTPEGEAEFLAAAAELGLNLGPIGQLVERQSHAVEVS
- a CDS encoding TerC family protein; this translates as MDYLVQLAASPTAWVALATLIVMEIVLGIDNLIFISILTNKLPEQHRAKARRIGISMALILRLGLLSTIAFIVQLTSPVFEVFGQAFSWKDMILIAGGLFLVWKATTEIHHSMDPEPEEKASVGNTVAIGFAAAIGQILLLDLVFSIDSIITAVGMTEHLPIMIIAVVTSVIVMLVAAEPLAKFINDNPTVVMLALGFLIMIGMTLIAEGFGAHVPKGYVYAAMAFSAAIECLNIARRNRHKRLLAARQ